Sequence from the Qipengyuania pelagi genome:
TGCGTGGCGAAGGCTGGCGCTGGGCCTATACCTTCCCCTGGCATTACCAGACCGAACCGATCACCGAGGAATACAGCGACCGCAAGAACTGCTCGGGCGGGTCCTGCGTCAGCGCACAGATTACGCGCAACCAGCGCGTCCTCGCCGATGAGAGCCTGCCCGCCAATGTCCGGCTGGAGGCGCTCGCCTTCCTCGTCCACTTCGCGGGCGACATCCACATGCCGCTCCATTCGGGCGATCACGACGATCGTGGGGGCAACGATCGGGTGGTCGATTACGGGATCGTGTCGGAATTGAACCTCCATTGGATCTGGGACGGCCCCTTGGCCGAGCGCGCGATCAGCGGCAATCCGCCGGTGGTACGCCGCTACACCGATGCCGAGCGCGCCGAACTGGCAGGTGGCGGCCCGGCGGATTGGGGCCGCGAGAGCTGGCAGCTGTCGCGCGATTTCGTCTATCCCAACGCCTATGGCTGCGATCCGTGCACCGGCGATTTGGCGGAACGCACCGTCCTCGACCAGCAGGCGATCGATCGCGCCATCCCGATCGCGCGGCGGCGCGTACTTCAGGCCGGGTTGAGGATCGCCGAAGCGCTCGACGCTGCCTTCGCACCGGGGCCGCTAGCGACGGACGAACGTTAGGCCTGGCGTTAGGCCGGGCGTTCCGCGTCGTAGCGGGTGCCGTCCTTGCGGGCATAGCCTGCCGCGTCGAATACCATGTCGATGTCGGGATATTCGCCCGAATCCTCGTTCCTGTCCCCACCGCTGATCGCCACGAACACGCATGGTTCGCCGCTGCGATTGTGGAGCCGGTGCCCGTTCTCCACACCGGCCGGCCAGGCGAGCACGTCGCCGGGGCGTACGACCATCTCGCCCGCATCCTCGATCAGCACCGCTTCGCCTTCGAGCATCACTACCAGCTCGTCCTGCCCGCGATGCCAGTGGCGCTGAGAGGAGAACGCACCCGGTTCCAGCGTTACATGACTCGCGCCCAGTCTGGTAAGCCCCGCAACCGGCGCGAGGCGGCGATACCAGCGGCCTTGTACGTCCGCATCGTACGGAGCCGGGTAGCCGGTGAGATTGGTCTGCGGGATCGCATCGAGATCGAGCTTGGGCATGGGCGCACACTCCTGCTAGCGGGCTGAGAATGACCGATGTTCTCGACTTCGCCAAGCGCCTGATCGCCGCGCCCAGCGTCACCCCCGCCACCGGCGCGGTGTTCGACGCGATGGAAGAGCTGCTCGTCCCGCTGGGCTTCACAGTCACGCGCTTCACGCGCGGCGATGGCGAGACGGGAACGCCCGAGGCTCCGGTCGAGAACCTCTTCGCCATACGCCGCGGCCCTCCGGGATCGAAGCATTTCGCTTTCGCCGGTCATCTCGACGTGGTCCCTCCGGGCGAGGGCTGGGCGAGCGGCGCGTTCGAGCCGGAGATCAGAGGCGACCTGCTCTACGGGCGCGGCGCGGTCGACATGAAGGGCGCGATCGCCTGCATGGCGGCGGCGGTGGCCGATGTGCCGGAGGATGCGGGGACGGTCAGTTTCATCATCACGGGCGACGAGGAAGGCCCCGCGCTCCATGGCACGCGCGCGCTGATCGACTGGATGCGCGATCATGGCGAACAGCCGGACCTCTGCCTCGTGGGAGAACCCACCAGCGTGAATCGGCTGGGCGACATGATGAAGATCGGCCGCCGGGGCTCGGTCAATATCTGGCTGGAGGTCGAGGGGACGCAGGGCCACGTCGCCTATCCCCACTTGGCCGACAATCCGATTCCCAAGCTGGTCGCCATGCTGGCGGAACTCGACGCGCTGGTGCTCGACGAAGGGACCGACTGGTTCCAGCCCTCCAATCTCGAGATCACCGATCTGGAGGTCGGCAACACCGCACACAACGTCATCCCCGCCATGGCCAAGGCGCGCATCTCGATCCGCTTCAACGACACCCATTCGGGCGCGTCGCTTTCCGAAAAAGTGGTCGCCATCGCGAAGAAGCATGGCGGCACCGCGTTGCCGATCGTGTCGGGCGAGCCCTTCCTGACCCCGCCGGGCGCGTTTTCCGCGATCATCGCCGAGGCGGTGAAAGC
This genomic interval carries:
- a CDS encoding S1/P1 nuclease; the protein is MRLLTIFVAALAMAVPQAASAWGFYAHTITADIAEANVKPETRRAIERLMRAEDQIGTPDCPLATIQDASVWPDCLRGEGWRWAYTFPWHYQTEPITEEYSDRKNCSGGSCVSAQITRNQRVLADESLPANVRLEALAFLVHFAGDIHMPLHSGDHDDRGGNDRVVDYGIVSELNLHWIWDGPLAERAISGNPPVVRRYTDAERAELAGGGPADWGRESWQLSRDFVYPNAYGCDPCTGDLAERTVLDQQAIDRAIPIARRRVLQAGLRIAEALDAAFAPGPLATDER
- a CDS encoding cupin domain-containing protein, producing MPKLDLDAIPQTNLTGYPAPYDADVQGRWYRRLAPVAGLTRLGASHVTLEPGAFSSQRHWHRGQDELVVMLEGEAVLIEDAGEMVVRPGDVLAWPAGVENGHRLHNRSGEPCVFVAISGGDRNEDSGEYPDIDMVFDAAGYARKDGTRYDAERPA
- the dapE gene encoding succinyl-diaminopimelate desuccinylase translates to MTDVLDFAKRLIAAPSVTPATGAVFDAMEELLVPLGFTVTRFTRGDGETGTPEAPVENLFAIRRGPPGSKHFAFAGHLDVVPPGEGWASGAFEPEIRGDLLYGRGAVDMKGAIACMAAAVADVPEDAGTVSFIITGDEEGPALHGTRALIDWMRDHGEQPDLCLVGEPTSVNRLGDMMKIGRRGSVNIWLEVEGTQGHVAYPHLADNPIPKLVAMLAELDALVLDEGTDWFQPSNLEITDLEVGNTAHNVIPAMAKARISIRFNDTHSGASLSEKVVAIAKKHGGTALPIVSGEPFLTPPGAFSAIIAEAVKAETGVDPEPSTTGGTSDARFLRAVCPVIEFGLVNATMHKRDEAVAVEDLRVLARIYARIVKAALA